The following are encoded in a window of Streptomyces sp. Go-475 genomic DNA:
- the atpD gene encoding F0F1 ATP synthase subunit beta, protein MTTTVETATATGRVARVIGPVVDVEFPVDAMPEIYNALHVEVSDPALAGEKKTLTLEVAQHLGDGLVRAISMQPTDGLVRQAPVTDTGAGITVPVGDFTKGKVFNTLGEVLNSDETHEGERWSIHRKAPAFDQLESKTEMFETGLKVVDLLTPYVKGGKIGLFGGAGVGKTVLIQEMIMRVANLHEGVSVFAGVGERTREGNDLIQEMEESGVLDKTALVFGQMDEPPGTRLRVALAGLTMAEYFRDVQKQDVLFFIDNIFRFTQAGSEVSTLLGRMPSAVGYQPNLADEMGILQERITSTRGHSITSMQAIYVPADDLTDPAPATTFAHLDATTVLSRPISEKGIYPAVDPLDSTSRILDPRYISADHYNAAMRVKNILQKYKDLQDIIAILGIDELGEEDKLVVHRARRVERFLSQNTHAAKQFTGVDGSDVPLDESIAAFNAICDGEYDHFPEQAFFMCGGLEDLKKNAKELGVS, encoded by the coding sequence ATGACCACCACTGTTGAGACGGCCACGGCGACGGGCCGCGTCGCGCGGGTCATCGGCCCGGTCGTCGACGTGGAGTTCCCCGTCGACGCGATGCCGGAGATCTACAACGCCCTTCACGTCGAGGTCTCCGACCCGGCGCTCGCGGGCGAGAAGAAGACGCTGACCCTGGAGGTCGCCCAGCACCTGGGTGACGGCCTGGTCCGCGCGATCTCCATGCAGCCCACCGACGGCCTGGTCCGCCAGGCCCCGGTGACCGACACCGGTGCGGGCATCACCGTCCCGGTCGGCGACTTCACCAAGGGCAAGGTGTTCAACACCCTCGGTGAGGTGCTGAACAGCGACGAGACCCACGAGGGCGAGCGCTGGTCCATCCACCGCAAGGCCCCCGCGTTCGACCAGCTCGAGTCGAAGACCGAGATGTTCGAGACGGGCCTGAAGGTCGTCGACCTCCTCACCCCGTACGTCAAGGGCGGCAAGATCGGTCTGTTCGGTGGTGCCGGTGTCGGCAAGACCGTGCTGATCCAGGAAATGATCATGCGTGTCGCCAACCTCCACGAGGGCGTCTCCGTCTTCGCGGGTGTCGGCGAGCGCACCCGTGAGGGCAACGACCTCATCCAGGAGATGGAGGAGTCCGGCGTCCTCGACAAGACCGCGCTGGTCTTCGGTCAGATGGACGAGCCCCCGGGCACCCGTCTGCGCGTGGCCCTGGCCGGCCTGACGATGGCGGAGTACTTCCGCGACGTCCAGAAGCAGGACGTGCTGTTCTTCATCGACAACATCTTCCGCTTCACCCAGGCCGGTTCCGAGGTGTCGACCCTGCTCGGCCGTATGCCCTCCGCGGTGGGCTACCAGCCGAACCTGGCCGACGAGATGGGCATCCTCCAGGAGCGCATCACCTCGACCCGTGGTCACTCGATCACCTCGATGCAGGCGATCTACGTCCCCGCGGACGACCTGACCGACCCGGCCCCGGCCACCACCTTCGCCCACCTCGACGCGACGACGGTGCTCTCCCGTCCGATCTCCGAGAAGGGCATCTACCCGGCCGTGGACCCGCTGGACTCGACGTCCCGGATCCTCGACCCGCGGTACATCTCGGCGGACCACTACAACGCCGCGATGCGCGTGAAGAACATCCTGCAGAAGTACAAGGACCTGCAGGACATCATCGCGATCCTCGGTATCGACGAGCTCGGCGAGGAGGACAAGCTCGTCGTCCACCGGGCCCGTCGCGTGGAGCGCTTCCTGTCCCAGAACACCCACGCCGCCAAGCAGTTCACCGGCGTGGACGGTTCGGACGTGCCGCTGGACGAGTCGATCGCCGCGTTCAACGCGATCTGCGACGGCGAGTACGACCACTTCCCGGAGCAGGCGTTCTTCATGTGCGGTGGTCTCGAGGACCTGAAGAAGAACGCGAAGGAGCTGGGCGTCTCCTGA
- a CDS encoding F0F1 ATP synthase subunit epsilon produces MAAELHVALVAADREVWSGQATLVVARTTSGDIGVMPGHQPLLGVLESGPVTIRTSEGGTVVAAVHGGFISFADDKLSLLAEVAELSDEIDVQRAEQELERAKAEDDAEAQRRADVRLRAATAAR; encoded by the coding sequence TTGGCTGCTGAGCTGCACGTCGCGCTGGTCGCGGCCGACCGTGAGGTCTGGTCCGGCCAGGCCACCCTGGTCGTCGCGCGCACCACGTCCGGCGACATCGGCGTCATGCCCGGTCACCAGCCGCTGCTCGGTGTGCTGGAGTCGGGCCCGGTGACCATCCGCACCAGCGAGGGCGGGACGGTCGTCGCCGCGGTGCACGGCGGATTCATCTCGTTCGCCGACGACAAGCTCTCCCTGCTGGCCGAAGTCGCCGAGCTGTCGGACGAGATCGACGTCCAGCGCGCGGAGCAGGAGCTGGAGCGCGCGAAGGCGGAGGACGACGCGGAGGCCCAGCGCCGCGCGGACGTCCGGCTGCGGGCTGCGACGGCGGCCCGCTGA
- a CDS encoding DUF2550 domain-containing protein, whose translation MVLALTVCGIVVALVVVGLFVFGLRRRLIQRSGGTFDASLRWDAPEDGDPNGKGWAYGVARYNGDRVEWYRVFSYSPRPRRILERSAIEVAGRRVPEGEEELALLSDHVILACLHRGTRLELAMSEDALTGFLAWLEAAPPGQRVNVA comes from the coding sequence ATGGTCCTCGCTCTGACTGTGTGCGGAATTGTCGTGGCCCTCGTGGTGGTGGGACTGTTCGTCTTCGGTCTGCGCCGCCGGCTCATCCAGCGCTCGGGCGGCACCTTCGACGCCAGCCTGCGCTGGGACGCGCCCGAGGACGGCGACCCGAACGGCAAGGGCTGGGCGTACGGGGTGGCCCGGTACAACGGCGACCGCGTCGAGTGGTACCGCGTCTTCTCGTACTCGCCGCGGCCCCGCCGCATCCTGGAGCGTTCCGCGATCGAGGTGGCCGGCCGCCGGGTCCCGGAGGGTGAGGAGGAGCTGGCGCTCCTCTCCGACCATGTGATCCTGGCCTGTCTGCACCGGGGCACGCGTCTTGAACTCGCGATGAGCGAAGACGCGCTGACCGGTTTCCTCGCGTGGCTCGAGGCGGCCCCGCCCGGTCAGCGCGTCAACGTGGCGTAA
- a CDS encoding glycoside hydrolase family 18 chitinase gives MRFRHRAAAGFATLLLPLAGLVGLASPAQAATSATASYAKTQDWGSGFEGKWTVKNTGTTTISSWTVEWDFPSGTSVTSAWDADVTSSGSHWTAKNKSWNGTLAPGASVTFGFNGSGSGSPANCKLNGGSCDGGTTEPGDSAPSTPGTPTASGITDTSVKLTWSAATDDKGVKNYDVLRDGAKVATVTTTSYTDTGLTKGTDYSYSVQARDTADQTGPVSGSVRVRTTGGTTEPPPTGDKIKLGYFTEWGVYGRNYHVKNLVTSGTASKITHINYAFGNVKNGQCTVDDTYAAYDKAYTADQSVSGTADTWDQPLRGNFNQLRQLKAKYPHIKVLYSFGGWTYSGGFGQAAQNAAAFAKSCKAVVEDPRWADVFDGIDIDWEYPNACGLTCDTSGPAAFRNLSQALRAEFGPDYLVTAAITADGSSGGKIDAADYGGAAQYLDWYNVMTYDYFGAFDKDGPTAPHSPLTSYPGIPQAGFNSADAIAKLKAKGVPARKLLLGIGFYGRGWTGVTQSAPGGSATGAAPGTYEAGIEDYKVLKNSCPVTGTIAGTAYAHCGSNWWSYDTPATIAGKMSWARNQGLGGAFFWEFSGDTANGELATAIHNGLS, from the coding sequence ATGCGCTTCAGACACAGAGCCGCGGCAGGGTTCGCGACCCTGTTGCTCCCGCTGGCCGGCCTCGTCGGCCTGGCGAGCCCGGCCCAGGCCGCGACGTCCGCCACCGCTTCCTACGCCAAGACCCAGGACTGGGGCTCCGGCTTCGAGGGCAAGTGGACGGTGAAGAACACCGGCACCACCACCATCAGCTCCTGGACCGTCGAGTGGGACTTCCCCTCCGGCACCTCGGTCACCTCCGCCTGGGACGCCGACGTCACCTCCTCCGGCTCCCACTGGACCGCGAAGAACAAGTCCTGGAACGGCACCCTCGCCCCCGGGGCCTCCGTCACCTTCGGCTTCAACGGCTCCGGCTCCGGCTCCCCCGCCAACTGCAAGCTCAACGGCGGCAGCTGCGACGGCGGCACCACCGAGCCCGGCGACAGCGCCCCGAGCACCCCCGGCACCCCGACCGCCTCCGGCATCACCGACACGTCGGTGAAGCTGACCTGGTCCGCCGCCACCGACGACAAGGGCGTCAAGAACTACGACGTCCTGCGCGACGGCGCCAAGGTCGCCACCGTGACGACGACCTCGTACACGGACACCGGCCTGACCAAGGGCACGGACTACTCCTACTCCGTGCAGGCGCGTGACACCGCCGACCAGACCGGCCCGGTGAGCGGCTCCGTCCGCGTCCGCACCACGGGCGGCACCACCGAGCCCCCGCCCACCGGCGACAAGATCAAGCTCGGCTACTTCACCGAGTGGGGCGTCTACGGCCGCAACTACCACGTCAAGAACCTCGTGACGTCGGGCACCGCGTCGAAGATCACCCACATCAACTACGCGTTCGGCAACGTCAAGAACGGCCAGTGCACCGTCGACGACACCTACGCCGCCTACGACAAGGCCTACACCGCCGACCAGTCCGTCTCCGGCACCGCCGACACCTGGGACCAGCCGCTGCGCGGCAACTTCAACCAGCTGCGCCAGCTGAAGGCGAAGTACCCGCACATCAAGGTGCTGTACTCCTTCGGCGGCTGGACCTACTCGGGCGGCTTCGGCCAGGCCGCGCAGAACGCGGCCGCGTTCGCCAAGTCCTGCAAGGCCGTCGTGGAGGACCCGCGCTGGGCCGACGTCTTCGACGGCATCGACATCGACTGGGAGTACCCGAACGCCTGCGGCCTGACCTGCGACACCTCCGGTCCGGCGGCCTTCAGGAACCTCTCCCAGGCCCTGCGGGCCGAGTTCGGCCCGGACTACCTGGTCACCGCGGCCATCACCGCCGACGGCTCCTCCGGCGGCAAGATCGACGCGGCCGACTACGGCGGCGCCGCCCAGTACCTCGACTGGTACAACGTGATGACCTACGACTACTTCGGCGCCTTCGACAAGGACGGCCCGACGGCCCCGCACTCCCCGCTCACCTCGTACCCCGGCATCCCGCAGGCCGGCTTCAACTCGGCCGACGCCATCGCCAAGCTCAAGGCGAAGGGCGTCCCCGCCAGGAAGCTGCTGCTCGGCATCGGCTTCTACGGCCGCGGCTGGACCGGCGTCACCCAGTCCGCCCCGGGCGGCTCGGCGACCGGCGCGGCTCCCGGCACCTACGAGGCGGGCATCGAGGACTACAAGGTCCTCAAGAACTCCTGCCCCGTCACCGGCACCATCGCGGGCACGGCGTACGCCCACTGCGGCAGCAACTGGTGGTCGTACGACACCCCGGCGACCATCGCGGGCAAGATGAGCTGGGCCAGGAACCAGGGCCTGGGCGGCGCGTTCTTCTGGGAGTTCAGCGGCGACACCGCCAACGGCGAGCTGGCGACCGCCATCCACAACGGCCTGTCGTAA
- a CDS encoding response regulator transcription factor translates to MIRVLVAEDQSAVRAGLVLILRSAPDIEVVGEAADGEQAVALARELRPDLVLMDIQMPRLDGVSATRQVVAERLADVLVLTTFDLDEYVFGALRAGASGFLLKNTEARELLEAVRTVARGEGLIAPAVTRRLIAEFAAKPAREPAADPAVLDRLTRREREVLSCLGEGLSNAGIAERLEMAEATVKTHVSRLLAKLELRSRVQAAVLAQELGI, encoded by the coding sequence ATGATCCGCGTCCTGGTCGCCGAGGACCAGTCCGCCGTCCGCGCCGGCCTGGTCCTCATCCTGCGCAGCGCGCCCGACATCGAGGTGGTCGGCGAGGCGGCGGACGGTGAGCAGGCGGTGGCGCTGGCCCGCGAGCTGCGGCCCGACCTGGTGCTGATGGACATTCAGATGCCGCGTCTGGACGGGGTGTCGGCGACCCGGCAGGTCGTCGCGGAACGGCTCGCGGACGTGCTCGTGCTGACCACCTTCGATCTCGACGAGTACGTCTTCGGGGCGCTGCGGGCGGGCGCGTCCGGTTTCCTGCTCAAGAACACCGAGGCGAGGGAGCTGCTGGAGGCGGTGCGGACGGTGGCGCGCGGGGAGGGGCTGATCGCCCCGGCCGTCACCCGGCGGCTGATCGCGGAGTTCGCCGCGAAGCCCGCGCGGGAGCCCGCGGCCGACCCGGCCGTGCTGGACCGGCTGACCCGGCGCGAGCGCGAGGTGCTGTCCTGCCTGGGCGAGGGCCTGTCCAACGCGGGCATCGCCGAGCGGCTGGAGATGGCCGAGGCGACCGTGAAGACCCACGTCAGCCGCCTGCTGGCGAAGCTGGAGCTGCGTAGCCGGGTGCAAGCGGCGGTGCTGGCGCAGGAGTTGGGGATCTGA
- a CDS encoding histidine kinase has translation MAVPLPRPSRFDVSVALGGLLGGLLLWGVGLATRPHTEPYVLLPGRWPLLLPLVVMAGCELLRRSAPRAALLIGTPALVLDLLTQGSLVTILMYTDLMYAAVLYGPPASAHRIPRITGLLTVAGAVVPFAVWREPEALLIGVVTGLVTFGPAATGLIVRNHRDAAEAARLRAEQTALLAEMDRTQAVTAERARMARELHDMVANHLSAIAIHSTAALSLDDPKTSREALVVIRENSVEGLAEMRRLIGILRDSSGDTEPVAAPTLDGLGALVEGARANGLDVTLDAEQAAVPAPVELAAYRIVQESLTNALKHAGPGRVAVSVAQRDGLLTVSVTSPYGDRDGPTAPGSGAGLVGMRERAALLDGTFEAGPEDSPDGKIWAVRATLPVTEGEPE, from the coding sequence ATGGCCGTACCGCTCCCCCGCCCAAGCCGCTTCGACGTCTCCGTCGCGCTGGGCGGTCTGCTCGGCGGGCTGCTCCTGTGGGGCGTCGGCCTGGCCACCCGCCCGCACACCGAGCCGTACGTGCTGCTGCCCGGGCGCTGGCCCCTGCTGCTGCCGCTGGTCGTCATGGCGGGCTGCGAGCTGCTGCGCCGCAGCGCCCCCCGCGCCGCTCTGCTGATCGGCACGCCCGCGCTGGTGCTGGACCTGCTCACCCAGGGCAGCCTGGTCACGATCCTGATGTACACGGACCTGATGTACGCGGCCGTCCTGTACGGGCCGCCAGCCTCGGCCCACCGCATCCCGAGGATCACCGGGCTGCTCACGGTGGCCGGGGCCGTGGTGCCGTTCGCGGTGTGGCGCGAGCCCGAAGCGCTGCTCATCGGCGTGGTCACCGGCCTGGTCACCTTCGGGCCCGCCGCGACCGGCCTGATCGTCCGCAACCATCGCGACGCCGCCGAGGCGGCCCGGCTGCGCGCGGAGCAGACCGCGCTGCTGGCCGAGATGGACCGCACCCAGGCCGTCACCGCCGAGCGGGCCCGGATGGCCCGCGAACTGCACGACATGGTCGCCAACCACCTCTCCGCGATCGCCATCCACTCCACGGCCGCGCTCTCCCTGGACGACCCGAAGACCTCCCGGGAGGCCCTGGTGGTCATCCGTGAGAACAGCGTGGAGGGGCTCGCGGAGATGCGGCGGCTGATCGGCATCCTGCGCGACTCCAGCGGCGACACCGAGCCGGTCGCGGCGCCCACCCTGGACGGACTCGGCGCCCTGGTCGAGGGCGCGCGCGCCAACGGCCTCGACGTCACCCTGGACGCCGAGCAGGCCGCGGTCCCGGCGCCCGTGGAACTCGCCGCCTACCGCATCGTCCAGGAGTCCCTGACCAACGCCCTCAAGCATGCCGGTCCCGGCCGGGTCGCCGTGTCCGTCGCCCAGCGGGACGGGCTGCTGACCGTGTCGGTGACCAGCCCTTACGGTGACCGGGACGGGCCCACCGCCCCCGGCTCCGGCGCCGGTCTGGTCGGCATGCGGGAACGTGCCGCGCTGCTGGACGGCACGTTCGAGGCCGGCCCCGAGGACTCGCCGGACGGCAAGATCTGGGCCGTACGCGCGACCCTGCCCGTGACCGAAGGAGAACCCGAATGA
- a CDS encoding DUF5708 family protein: MSKARGNLVEGAVTFVIGLGLWLFTGDVEIPVFTLTKVGVVLMCVGGVLAATGLWQGARRKA; this comes from the coding sequence ATGAGCAAGGCGCGCGGGAACCTGGTGGAAGGTGCCGTCACCTTCGTGATCGGCCTCGGACTGTGGCTGTTCACCGGTGACGTCGAGATCCCCGTCTTCACCCTCACGAAGGTGGGCGTGGTGCTGATGTGCGTCGGCGGTGTGCTGGCCGCCACCGGGCTGTGGCAGGGGGCGCGGCGAAAGGCCTAG
- a CDS encoding cob(I)yrinic acid a,c-diamide adenosyltransferase, whose amino-acid sequence MVNLTRIYTRTGDQGTTALGDMSRVAKTDLRIAAYADANEANAVIGTAIALGRLDEEIVKVLTRVQNDLFDVGADLSTPVVENPEFPPLRVEQFYIDRLEADCDRFNEQLEKLRSFILPGGTPGAALLHQACTVVRRAERSTWAALEAHGETMNPLTATYLNRLSDLLFILARTANKEAGDVLWVPGGER is encoded by the coding sequence ATGGTCAATCTGACGCGCATCTACACCAGGACCGGCGACCAGGGCACGACCGCCCTCGGTGACATGAGCCGGGTCGCCAAGACCGACCTGCGGATCGCCGCGTACGCCGACGCCAACGAGGCGAACGCGGTGATCGGCACGGCGATCGCCCTCGGCCGCCTGGACGAGGAGATCGTCAAGGTCCTCACCCGCGTCCAGAACGACCTGTTCGACGTGGGCGCGGACCTGTCGACGCCGGTGGTGGAGAACCCGGAGTTCCCGCCGCTGCGGGTCGAGCAGTTCTACATCGACCGGCTGGAGGCGGACTGCGACCGCTTCAACGAGCAGTTGGAGAAGCTCCGCTCCTTCATCCTCCCGGGCGGCACGCCGGGCGCGGCCCTGCTCCACCAGGCCTGCACGGTCGTACGCCGGGCGGAACGCTCGACGTGGGCGGCCCTGGAGGCCCACGGCGAGACGATGAACCCCCTCACGGCCACCTACCTCAACCGCCTCTCCGACCTCCTGTTCATCCTGGCGAGGACGGCGAACAAGGAGGCCGGAGACGTGCTGTGGGTGCCGGGCGGGGAGCGCTAG
- a CDS encoding ABC transporter permease has protein sequence MLLHDTALVYGRYLRQSLRSRFALLFGVLMPLLYLLFFGPLLTDLPLGERGSSWQVLVPGLLCQLGLFGASFAGFSIIIEKGQGVVERMRVTPVSRLALLLGRVLRDATVFVFQAVLLVLAAVAMGLRAPLAGVLIGFGFVALLTVSLAALSYALAMRMSTPQTFGPAINALTMPSMLLSGLMLPMTLGPAWLDVLSHFMPFRYLVDAVRDAYVGTYASAHMLYGVLVAVAFAALSVTVGTRVFRTAGA, from the coding sequence ATGCTGTTGCACGACACCGCCCTCGTCTACGGCCGCTATCTGCGCCAGTCCCTGCGGTCCCGCTTCGCGCTGCTGTTCGGCGTGCTGATGCCGCTCCTCTATCTCCTCTTCTTCGGCCCGCTGCTGACCGACCTGCCGCTCGGCGAGCGGGGCAGCTCCTGGCAGGTGCTCGTCCCGGGGCTGCTGTGCCAACTCGGCCTCTTCGGAGCCTCCTTCGCGGGGTTCTCGATCATCATCGAGAAGGGGCAGGGGGTGGTCGAGCGGATGCGCGTCACCCCCGTGAGCCGGCTGGCCCTGCTGCTCGGCCGGGTGCTGCGGGACGCCACGGTGTTCGTCTTCCAGGCCGTGCTGCTGGTGCTGGCGGCAGTGGCGATGGGCCTGCGGGCACCGCTCGCCGGCGTCCTGATCGGCTTCGGCTTCGTCGCCCTGCTCACGGTGTCGCTGGCCGCGCTGTCGTACGCGCTGGCGATGCGGATGAGCACCCCGCAGACCTTCGGCCCGGCGATCAACGCGCTGACCATGCCGTCGATGCTGCTGTCCGGCCTGATGCTGCCGATGACCCTGGGCCCGGCCTGGCTGGACGTGCTGTCGCACTTCATGCCGTTCCGCTATCTGGTGGACGCGGTACGGGACGCGTACGTGGGCACGTACGCCAGCGCGCACATGCTGTACGGCGTCCTGGTGGCCGTCGCCTTCGCCGCCCTGTCCGTGACGGTCGGCACACGCGTGTTCAGAACGGCCGGGGCGTAA